One window from the genome of Brettanomyces bruxellensis chromosome 2, complete sequence encodes:
- a CDS encoding uncharacterized protein (SECRETED:SignalP(1-21)), producing the protein MGSIISLPVTMAGNWLAACLGASCCSCCVNTKLNPLAHTFQSSIATRIMYAVLFCINSAISWLCMSKKFTRLAEKLAVGPFRSASAYCREKGCTGFANAQRINFSLGMIHVAMALLTIGVQSTKDPRAIIQNGYWVAKLVVLTLISTVCFLIPDQFFVFWGNYLSIFFGTLFLIVGLILLVDFAHEWAETCLEKIDEGQIFLDDGYGDTIDDGSSANGFGSLFQDERFWRAILVGGTAAMYAGTLLMTGLMYHFFAQSGCGMNTAFISVNVVLAVAATVLSILPVVQEYNPNAGLAQASMCCVYCTYLIFSACLSEPDDKKCNPLIRSSGTRTLTTLVGALFTFVAIAYTTTRAAGNSTFNHSSANPNYADSENYDSVLDILTQEPEERNQMRYAAIQEAVNEGSLPESALSDPAFMGSAGDDGDASVTKSKTATKYNYTLFHVIFFLATQYMAALLTINVESGEADGFVPVGRTYFNTWLKTVSSWVCYLLYAWTLIAPVLFPDRFL; encoded by the coding sequence ATGGGCTCTATTATATCGTTACCGGTCACAATGGCCGGAAATTGGCTTGCGGCATGTTTAGGAGCCTCATGCTGCTCATGTTGTGTAAACACAAAGCTTAATCCGCTTGCACACACATTTCAATCATCTATTGCTACGAGAATAATGTATGCGGTGCTGTTCTGCATAAATTCTGCAATTTCCTGGCTCTGTATGAGCAAGAAATTTACTCGTCTTGCAGAAAAATTGGCGGTTGGTCCATTTAGAAGTGCTTCTGCGTATTGCAGAGAGAAAGGATGTACAGGATTTGCGAACGCACAAcgaataaatttctcccttgGTATGATACATGTGGCGATGGCTTTGCTCACCATTGGAGTGCAAAGTACTAAGGATCCACGTGCCATAATACAGAATGGATACTGGGTTGCTAAGCTTGTTGTTCTAACGCTTATTTCTACAGTTTGCTTTCTCATTCCGGACCAGTTCTTCGTTTTCTGGGGAAATTACCTGTCGATATTCTTTGGAACGCTATTTCTCATAGTGGGGTTGATCCTATTGGTTGACTTTGCCCATGAGTGGGCCGAGACATGCCTTGAAAAGATTGATGAGGGTCAAATCTTCTTGGATGATGGATATGGGGACACAATTGATGACGGAAGCAGTGCAAACGGATTTGGATCCTTGTTTCAGGATGAACGATTCTGGCGCGCAATTTTGGTGGGTGGAACTGCCGCAATGTACGCAGGAACACTTCTTATGACTGGTCTTATGTATCATTTCTTTGCCCAAAGCGGGTGTGGAATGAATACAGCATTTATTAGCGTAAATGTCGTTCTTGCAGTGGCTGCAACAGTTCTCTCGATCCTCCCAGTTGTCCAGGAATACAATCCAAATGCAGGCTTGGCCCAGGCATCGATGTGCTGCGTTTATTGCACATACTTAATCTTTAGTGCTTGTCTAAGTGAGCCAGATGATAAAAAGTGCAACCCGCTTATTCGGTCTTCCGGAACACGGACACTTACTACTCTTGTGGGTGCACTATTCACATTTGTCGCAATTGCATACACAACCACTCGGGCAGCCGGAAATTCAACGTTTAATCACAGTTCTGCGAACCCAAACTATGCCGACTCCGAAAACTACGACTCGGTGTTGGACATCCTTACACAGGAGCCGGAGGAACGAAACCAAATGCGGTATGCGGCAATTCAGGAGGCCGTTAATGAGGGTTCATTGCCGGAAAGTGCACTTTCGGATCCTGCTTTTATGGGCAGTGCTGGAGACGACGGCGACGCGTCGGTGACCAAGTCGAAAACTGCCACCAAGTACAATTACACACTATTCCAtgtgattttctttttggccACACAGTATATGGCGGCACTTCTTACTATAAATGTGGAATCGGGTGAGGCCGATGGCTTTGTGCCGGTTGGAAGGACGTACTTCAACACGTGGCTTAAAACGGTAAGCTCTTGGGTTTGTTATTTATTGTATGCTTGGACATTGATAGCGCCGGTTTTGTTTCCTGATAGATTTTTGTGA